One region of Natrinema salaciae genomic DNA includes:
- a CDS encoding DUF7692 domain-containing protein, with protein MSQNETPGSVRIRTDEGNEWRYDAIQKAATFYDCNRSNAVAFACSDIDQLVSAARRVLERDDLTLEQRREIAETLSTRAVTFDVETEVGVTTN; from the coding sequence ATGTCTCAAAATGAGACGCCCGGATCAGTTCGAATCCGGACCGACGAAGGTAACGAATGGCGATACGATGCTATCCAGAAGGCCGCAACGTTCTACGACTGCAACCGATCGAACGCCGTCGCGTTCGCCTGCTCGGACATCGACCAGCTCGTCTCGGCAGCGCGACGCGTCCTCGAGCGTGATGATCTCACCCTCGAGCAGCGCCGGGAGATCGCCGAGACGCTCTCAACTCGAGCAGTCACGTTCGATGTTGAGACTGAAGTCGGTGTCACCACTAATTGA